Sequence from the Sciurus carolinensis chromosome 1, mSciCar1.2, whole genome shotgun sequence genome:
CCATACCCCATGCTGAAGAGGGAGACCAAACTGTCCACCTAATTCAGAACCTTTCTGCTGCTATCAATCTGATACTTCTACTTaagatttcctttgaaaaatgggTCCTGCAGCtttaagaacaacaacaaactaaaaacaaaatactcCAGTATTAGCCACACGTGggggctcacacctgtaatctcagttacttagGAAGCTGAAatgggaggatcacaggtttcAGACTAGCCTtgacaactttgtgagaccctggggTATTATTGTTGTTAACTTTTCTccacaattgttttctttttctttctctatttatctatctatccataCACTGGaggtgaacccaggggtgctctcccactgtgctacatccacaatccttttttatttacttttatttttatttgagacagggtttccctacattgctaagggtctcactaagttgctgaggctggccttgaacttgggatcctcctacctcggcctcctgagtcactgggattataggtgtgcgccaccacccTGGCATGAGGCCTTGATTCAGACTacagtaaaaagagctggggatgcagctcagtggtagcgtgcttgcctagcaagtgtgaggccagggCCTCAAATCTCAGTACCACAGTACTTACTAACACCTGGATATTAGGATGACTTATTTGGTCTTGAGCCAATTAAGGTGGCAGCTAGAAACAGGGATTGGGGAAAATGTCAAATGTTATTTCAAagacaaaagaactgaaaaaattatGTTCCTCTGAGACATTTGTTATCCCCAGTGTTTTCCAATGTAAGCcaaatttctgttctttcaaaATTTGGTCACTTAGTTCAAAGTTCAGCCTGGATGGCTTTAGAAGCTGCTCCTGGTGTGAGGCCTGTGGTTTCACCGAAGTCCCTTCACATCAGACCTTGAAAGTCTCCACATTCATGCTAGCCTGAGACATaagaatttcattttgcttccttttttacTCATTCGGTGGcagcattttacatttattttatattttgtttatttttggtgatttctgaggatcaaacccagggcctcatacacgctaggcaagctccctacactgagccacatccccagcctgggcaGGAGTTATGTTAAGTTGTATCCAGTTATCTAGCTTCTATAAATACTCCTCCCTGGATCCCCTTTGTGATCTCTATTAAGCTGGTTAAAAGGATGGGGGGAGAGtcaccatttattgagcacctgctgtgtactATGTACTTACTGTGCTAAGTGTTTTGAAGTAATACAAATGCTCCTCGGTGTATGAGGGAGTCATGTCCCAATAGATGCGTAGTTAAGTTGAAGGTATTTATCACAGGTTGAAAACATACTTGCTATTCCGCACTCCCAAACACCAGGGCACAGCACCACCAAGCGTACTGTAGAGGATCAGTGACTCGCCCTAGTGATCATGTGACTCACTGGGAGTTGAGTTTCagtgccactgcccagcatcacgAGTATTATTCCACATGTCACTAGCCTagggaaagattaaaaaaaaaaaaaaaaaaaggaaatgggctTTCTACTGAATGCCTGTCACTTTAGTACCCATtggaaagttaaaatattattagTCAAACCATTTTAAGTTGAACCACCTGTAAGGGTAAGTTGGGGACCATCTGTATTTAGTGATTCAAAACAGTCTTATGAGACAGGTACTTTGATCTCTGATTTCAGGTGAGCAAGTGAACCTGAGTGGAGCTAAGTAACTGCCCTCTAACTCAGGAATCTCCAtgttaatttaataatatatgatAACATATAAATCAGTAATGATTTTTCACTCAGACCTGCAAACCAGTTTCGTCTCCCCCTCTCTCCTGTTCTTCAGTACTGGTTTTCATTTGATCATTTCCCCAGGGATTGTTGTATGATCCTGAGTTTTAAGCATGGTGTTATTGACTGTCCTAGGGTCCTACCCTTCCCCAAAGGCTGGAGCAACCCTGGTCGTGTACAAGGACCTGCTTGTGCTCTTTGGTGGCTGGACACGGCCAAGCCCCTATCCCCTACACCAACCGGAGAGATTCTTTGATGAAATACACACCTACTCACCTTCTAAAAACTGGTAAGACACAAAGATAAGCTTTCAATCTGGAAGACAAGATTTAAATTATTGAATTCTTTATCCCTTGGAGAATTTGACGAAAGCTATGGACTTTTCCCAGAAGGGGAAAACGTATGCATACCCAGATTTTGCCTGCACTTTCAGAGGGTTTGCAGGACCCATAGAACCCTAAGTTAAgaacctttcctcttctttgtggttctgggatcgaacccagggcctcatgcatgctaggcaagtgctctactactgagccacaccccagcccaagaaccactttttccaaagagaaaaagtaaagggGGTTTGCTCCTCTTCCAAGAAAAATGAACGAGCCAGTTGAAGAAGAGGGAGCTCTTCAACCTTGGCTGCTAGTTCCCTAGGAGTGGTGTAGAGCCAGATGATTCTGTCTGCTCTGCTATGTCCCCAAGACAGGTCTCAGCTATTTTTCAGGAATGCCTTCTTTAAATGACGCCCCCGCTGTTTCTTACAATGGAATTCCTAGTACGTGGTTGTTGGCAGTGGTGCTCCTTTAGCATACCAGGCTGAAAAGACCAAGAAGCCACGGTCATGTCTTTTGCCATTGATTTCTCATCTCTGTTCTCCCTCTCCAGACCAGCCATATTGAGAACCTGAAAGGAAATATAACACTGTAAGACAGCTGTGCCATCCTCCCTTTATTATCCTAAGAACATCTGCTGCAGGCGATGGGATTATCATTTTGAAGTGATTACTTAACCgtttttttccttaaatctcTGAAATCAGAGGCAGAtgaagctaggtgtggtggcacatgcctgtgagtTCCAGCtacacaggctgaggcaggagaatcacaagttctaggccagcctgagtaacttagcaagaccccatctcaaaaaacagaaGCAGATGGTGCTGACTTCTTGACTTCCTCCTGTCTGTTTATATTAGGTGGAATTGCATCGTGACAACCCATGGGCCACCTCCCATGGCCGGCCACTCCTCCTGTGTGATAGATGATAAAATGATTGTCTTTGGTGGCTCTTTAGGATCCCGACAAATGTAAGTATATTTGGTTTGCTTGTGGGAATAACAGGTCAGAAAAATGAACTAGACAGGTACAGAGTTCCTGAGCATAGTTGTAATTAATCCAGCATTTCATTCTTTGGTCCTCTAGTCACAGACCAGTAAGTTGAAAAGCTTGTTCCAGAAATTCAAGATTGTATCAGATCTCTTTCTGTTGGTCGCACTTGCAGTAGGGTCAAACTCTGATTGAACTCCACTTTTGCCATGCTATGCCTACAGAAGGCCACCTTCCAGAAAGCCCTTTTGACCACATAGCTCAGGCCCTTTTAGAGAAGAAAGAGGGGTAGACaggacagaaagaggaagaaagaggggtAGACTCTCCAAATGGGATGGGTTGGAAGAGTGGATGAAAGCAAGGGAATTGCATCAGGTCACACCACTTTGAGTCTGTCCCTCCACCCACTGTCCTCTCCACACTGGCCAGATCAGACCAGAGTCGAGAGCCCGATCTGTCACCTCCATTACTCTTCCTCTGATTGAGCAGCTGCTGCAGTGGTGGTCGTTTCTCCTGTGCTCTGAGGTGGAGTGGATGGACTGTCAGCAGTGAGACCGCACCAGGCCCGCCCTTTCCCTCTGGCAGAGCTCGCAGTCTTTGCCAAGAGAGACTAACGGCGCCGCCCTCCAGACGAGAGGGCCGGGGGTTTAACTTGGGGATTCTTATGTTCCTATGTGAGAACAGCAGACCCTAAGGATGGCCTTAATGTAGAGACTGCCATCTAGGAGTCTGTCCTGCCGTGCTGGTCTTTTGAGAGTTGGGGATGCCAGTTTGTCCTTGATAAAACTGCAGCTTTCTTTAGccattatgaaattatttttgtagcaGAATCAATAAAGCTTTTAACCCCCAGACAATGATAGAGCTGccttttgaatcattttttcgcttcctatgatttttttttgtataaaataattaCAGTGTGACCAGTAGCTGTTCCCTCTCTCACCAGTTACCTTATACGTTAGCTGCTCACGTCTGACTACACATGATTCACATGGGGCCTGTGGTCAGTGGAAAAGGCAAAGGTTTGAGGTCTCAAGAAGAGTTCCAGGGACAGTGGGGGAAGAAACATCGTTTAAGGGCTAACTATGAGCATGGCACTTTGCTgggtttatttataaatataacttCATTTATGTCAACTCTTCAGCggtatttttctttgaaagttaaGGAAACCACAGTTTAAGAAAGTTAAGCTTTTTGTTCAGGATACAAGCTGGGATTCATCAGGGGTCTTTCTGGTTCTGAACTCTGAGGAGACCATCTCTGAAGCCTCTTCCAGGCCAGACAGTCTGGGTGAGCCAGACAGTGCTGTGAGTTTACCACTGGGCACAGGCACTTGAGGCTCCCTGACCACAGTTGTCACCCTGGGAGCTCCCAGCCTCTTCatctttctgtccttttctcaCAGGAGCAATGATGTCTGGGTCCTTGACCTCGAGCAGTGGGCATGGTCCAAGCCGAACATCTCTGGCCCCAGTCCTCATCCTCGAGGTGGCCAATCTCAGGTGCTCAggaattaaaataactattgagCAAACACTGTAGCGTCTTTCAGTTAGGacgggagagggaggagggagtcagGTAAGAGATGCCAGTATGCACTAAGCCCAAGagaatttatcattcttttttcactagtgtttatttttcagattttaatggGTTGTATTATTTGTAGTGGCTTTATATTATGCCTCTCCCCTAAGCATTTTCATTTCTCAAGAGAACCCTTCATTTTATGTGGCTGACACTCTCATGTTAATATTTGATCAACAAAGAATGTATCCATTCAGGTGAACCATCAGTACTGGTTGGTGGGATCAGAATTGACATGTTCTGGGGAGAACGGGGAGCATATGGTGACTAGAACACTTGTTTTGGGAGCTGGGGATGCTGTTTCTGTAAATCACTGAAGCATGGGAAGTCAGATAACTATGtctgtacatttattttaaattccttcccCTCCTCAGATCGTCATAGATGATGCAACTATCTTAATCCTTGGAGGGTGTGGCGGCCCTAATGCTGTGAGTATTGCTTGTGTGTCATTTGCATGCACAAGCTGCTGAGTGTTCTAAACTTGCTTCCCTATCTTATTTaatacagtggcacatgcctgtaattccaggaactggggaggctgaggcaggaggatggcaagttcaaggccagcctcaataatttagcaaagccctaagcaatttagcaagaccctgtcttgctaaaaataaaaaggactgaagatgtggctcagtggttaagcacccctatgttcaattcccagtaccaaaaaataaaaaagagtaaacaGACTTTTTCCATGGCATTTTAATTTAGAAGGTGCCTTTTCCACTTGGAGATAGGTAGCCTTCATTTTCTCTGGCcttttttcacattcattttgGGTGTTGAGAGATGCTTTTAATTAGATATTTATGTCttgaatatttatatgtatattcttgCTGTTCCCTCTTTAAGCTCTAAGATTTGCTGCTTTCATGTTTTCAAAGGCAAGGGGGCAGTGGGAAATAAAAGCAGTTTGGTAACTGCCAGAGAGCACAtggaatttactttaaaatgcagattcagaGATGAATCTTTTTTATTCAGAAAGTTACAGAAATGTATTATCTACCCTTTGTGGCAGTTAGTTAATTCATGGATCACAAACACAATTCCGTGTGTCAGGCCAATCAGTGGTCATgtgtaagtgaatgaatgaatgcacaaCACTGAATGAGTAATGAGGCCTGTGTTGTTCTTTCTGGCAGGCCCACACTTTCTAGACTAGACCGCACAGCTTGAGACTGCATGCAGCTCTCTGCGTGTGTAGCAGATTCCACACCTGAATCCTGTTGGTTCTTTTCTTACAGCTGTTTAAGGATGCTTGGTTGTTGCACATGCATTCAGGTCCCTGGGCCTGGCAGCCACTCAAGGTAGAAAATGAAGATCACGGGGCTCCAGAACTGTGGTGCCATCCTGCCTGCCGGGTAAGCCAGGAACTGACAGGCCAACAGAAGGAGAGGTTCTAAAGTGGAAAAACAAATTAACTTGACAGATTTCTAAGGAAactttcacagaaataaaaaacgCTCTGGTGTCACAGAGGGGTGCTATCAGCCAAACACAGAGGCACACAGAGGCACACTCctcagctggggaggctgaggcagggggagtgagagttcaaggccagtatgAGCAACaaaacaagaccctgtctccttaaaaaaaaaaagtgaaaaccacagAGCCTTTTGCATTTCTGACACGTGAGCCACCAGGTGAGAAAACTTAAGTGCGCCAGGTGACCCCATTGACCCTCTAAGTCCCAACTTTAAGCATTTCTTATCTATGAAATGTTCCCCTGAGTCTTACAAACAAAACTACTTCTTCCCTCCACTCTGCTGTACTACCGTGCAGACATAACTGATAACACGTGTCCCCCGGGCAGCAGTTGCTGCCGTGTCTGCCTGCCTGTCCTAGAGGGCAGTCTGCATCATTTTTATCTCTAGATGGTTTCATTTCCCTGCCTCAGGGCTACAGAATGCCTGGTGTGTCCAGATGCCTGAGTTTAAATGTTTGGTAGCGGAATGATGAGACTCATGGAAGAGTCTGTGAGCACAGGTCCTTTGTCTTCCAGGTGGGACAGTGTGTGGTGGTCTTCAGCCAGGCTCCTAGTGGGAGAGCCCCCCTCAGCCCCAGTTTGAACTCTCGTCCATCACCTATTAGTGCCACTCCTCCGGCGCTGGTCCCCGAAACCCGAGAGTACCGCTCCCAGTCTCCAGTAAGGAGTATGGATGAAGCGCCATGTGTTAACGGCCGCTGGGGAACGCTGAGGCCCAGGGCCCAGAGGCAGACTCCCTCAGGTTCCCGGGAAGGGAGCCTCTCCCCAGCTAGAGGAGATGGCTCGCCCATCCTCAACGGCGGGGGTTTGTCCCCAGGAGCAGCAGCTGGTGGTGGTTCTTCCTTGGACAGTCCTGTACAGGCCACATCCCCAAGCACTCCGTCTGCCTCTGAAGGGTATGACCTAAAAATGGGACTTTCTTTGGCCCCCCGACGAGGGTCATTACCAGATCAGAAAGATCTGAGACTGGGGTCAATAGATCTGAATTGGGACCTGAAACCTGCTTCTGGTAGCAGTCATGTGGATGGTGTAGAAAACAGGACGGTTCCGGGGAGCGTGAGACACCCTCCAGAGCAGACCAACGGTGTCCACACCCCGCCACACGTGGCCAGCGCCCTTGCAGGGGCTGTCTCCCCCGGTGCCCTGCGTCGGAGTCTGGAAGCCATCAAAGCGATGTCATCCAAGGGCCCCTCAGCCTCTGCAGCACTGAGCCCTCCACCTGGGTCTTCTCCAGGCTCCCCTGGGAGCCAGAGCCTGAGCAGTGGAGAGACCGCGCCCATCCCCCGCCCAGGGCCTGCCCAAGGAGATGGACATTCCTTACCTCCCATTGCCCGCCGCCTGGGCCACCACCCTCCACAGTCCCTCAATGTCGGCAAGCCCCTGTACCAGAGTATGAACTGCAAGCCCATGCAGATGTACGTGCTGGACATCAAAGACACCAAGGAGAAGGGGCGGGTCAAATGGAAGGTATTTAATAGCAGCTCTGTGGTCGGACCTCCTGAAACCAGCCTGCATACAGTGGTACAGGGCAGGGGTGAACTCATCATATTCGGAGGACTCATGGACAAGAAGCAGAATGTGAAGTACTATCCCAAAACAAACGCCTTGTACTTTGTACGAGCAAAGAGATAATGTGTTCAAAACCCCGTTCCCTTCTGTGGCTTTTAATTTGGAATTTTCCAGTGTGTGAGCTTTTGGACTGAGAATTGGGAAAACAACATTACTCCCATAAACCAAAACTCCAGCTCCCAGCTAACTCACTCCAGGCTGGGATCAAATctccattaagaaaaaaattatatataaatatacatat
This genomic interval carries:
- the Fbxo42 gene encoding F-box only protein 42; this translates as MASSSDSEDDSFMAVDQEETVLEGTMEQDEDPHPVLDVLETRHDRSMSELPEEVLEYILSFLSPYQEHKTAALVCKQWYRLIKGVAHQCYHGFMKAVQEGNIQWESRTYPYPGTPITQRFSHSACYYDANQSMYVFGGCTQSSCNAAFNDLWRLDLNSKEWIRPLASGSYPSPKAGATLVVYKDLLVLFGGWTRPSPYPLHQPERFFDEIHTYSPSKNWWNCIVTTHGPPPMAGHSSCVIDDKMIVFGGSLGSRQMSNDVWVLDLEQWAWSKPNISGPSPHPRGGQSQIVIDDATILILGGCGGPNALFKDAWLLHMHSGPWAWQPLKVENEDHGAPELWCHPACRVGQCVVVFSQAPSGRAPLSPSLNSRPSPISATPPALVPETREYRSQSPVRSMDEAPCVNGRWGTLRPRAQRQTPSGSREGSLSPARGDGSPILNGGGLSPGAAAGGGSSLDSPVQATSPSTPSASEGYDLKMGLSLAPRRGSLPDQKDLRLGSIDLNWDLKPASGSSHVDGVENRTVPGSVRHPPEQTNGVHTPPHVASALAGAVSPGALRRSLEAIKAMSSKGPSASAALSPPPGSSPGSPGSQSLSSGETAPIPRPGPAQGDGHSLPPIARRLGHHPPQSLNVGKPLYQSMNCKPMQMYVLDIKDTKEKGRVKWKVFNSSSVVGPPETSLHTVVQGRGELIIFGGLMDKKQNVKYYPKTNALYFVRAKR